Proteins encoded by one window of Candidatus Neomarinimicrobiota bacterium:
- a CDS encoding S-adenosylmethionine decarboxylase proenzyme, with product MQSLGRQILAEFYDCDSEILNNVELIEKYMVEACNEAEATIVKTVFHEFSPHGVSGVVVIAESHVAIHTWPEYNYAAVDVFTCGDTISPWTIYKYLENKLRSKTSSMMELRRGLFDDVYQKVYHKPQESVAVEVK from the coding sequence TTGCAATCCTTAGGTCGTCAAATACTTGCCGAATTTTATGATTGTGATTCTGAAATACTCAATAATGTTGAGTTGATAGAGAAATATATGGTTGAAGCATGTAATGAAGCAGAGGCTACTATAGTTAAAACTGTTTTTCATGAATTCAGTCCACATGGAGTTAGTGGTGTTGTTGTTATCGCAGAATCTCATGTTGCTATTCATACCTGGCCTGAGTATAACTATGCTGCTGTGGATGTTTTTACTTGCGGTGATACAATATCACCGTGGACTATTTATAAATATCTTGAAAATAAATTGAGAAGTAAAACAAGTAGTATGATGGAATTAAGACGCGGTTTATTTGATGATGTATATCAAAAAGTTTACCATAAACCACAGGAAAGCGTGGCTGTTGAGGTTAAATGA
- the gap gene encoding type I glyceraldehyde-3-phosphate dehydrogenase — protein sequence MSVKVGINGFGRIGRCILRAMKNTGKDIDVVAVNDLIDASTLAVLLKYDSVHREFPGEVYADGENLVVDGKKIKVLSEKDPSKLPWKELGVDIAIESTGVFRKREQIAAHLVAGAKKVVLTVPAKDEIDATVVLGVNDDVLTGKEQIVSNASCTTNCAAPMAKVMNDNFGIKQGFLITIHAYTMDQRLLDAPHKDLRRARAAAMSTVPTTTGAARAIGKVIPALKGKMDGVAYRVPVPDASVVDLILEVEKSVTIDEINKAMKKASETDLKGILQYTEDPLVSSDIIGNPYSCVFDANLTMVLETGMVKISGWYDNEYGYSCRVVELTEKLASML from the coding sequence ATGTCTGTAAAAGTAGGTATTAATGGTTTCGGAAGAATAGGGAGATGTATTTTAAGAGCAATGAAAAATACGGGGAAGGATATTGATGTTGTCGCAGTCAATGATCTTATTGATGCATCGACACTTGCAGTTTTATTGAAATATGATTCGGTGCATAGGGAGTTTCCGGGTGAAGTTTATGCCGATGGAGAAAATCTGGTAGTTGATGGTAAAAAAATTAAAGTGCTTTCTGAAAAAGACCCTTCAAAACTTCCCTGGAAAGAGCTTGGCGTAGATATCGCTATTGAATCAACTGGTGTATTTAGAAAAAGGGAGCAGATTGCAGCCCATTTGGTGGCAGGTGCGAAAAAGGTAGTTTTGACGGTTCCTGCCAAAGATGAGATTGATGCTACAGTAGTTCTTGGAGTCAATGATGATGTATTGACTGGTAAAGAGCAGATCGTATCTAATGCTTCTTGCACAACAAACTGTGCAGCACCTATGGCAAAAGTAATGAATGATAATTTTGGTATTAAGCAGGGTTTTTTAATAACAATTCATGCATACACAATGGATCAGAGGCTACTTGATGCTCCACATAAGGACCTAAGAAGAGCAAGGGCGGCTGCAATGTCAACCGTGCCGACTACAACTGGTGCAGCGAGGGCAATCGGGAAGGTTATACCTGCACTGAAGGGCAAGATGGATGGTGTTGCTTACAGAGTACCTGTGCCAGACGCCTCGGTTGTTGATCTAATACTTGAAGTTGAAAAAAGTGTAACCATCGATGAGATTAACAAGGCTATGAAAAAAGCTTCTGAGACAGATTTAAAAGGTATCCTGCAGTATACTGAGGATCCATTAGTATCATCTGATATAATCGGGAATCCTTATTCTTGTGTATTTGATGCTAATCTGACTATGGTTCTTGAGACTGGGATGGTGAAGATTTCTGGATGGTATGATAATGAATATGGATATTCCTGCAGAGTTGTTGAGTTGACAGAGAAGTTAGCGAGTATGTTATAA
- a CDS encoding isoaspartyl peptidase/L-asparaginase has product MGLIVVDQNVDIATGVSTSGLAWKISGKIGDSPIIRAGSYFDNRAGVAVATSIGEEIIRIADCFLIVVLMRGGMHPQKACEEALKRIIKSNNGKVNFQDAFLAVNAEGYTASVSLLPGFRYYIYQGDKLEVSEGISFIRN; this is encoded by the coding sequence ATTGGTCTAATTGTTGTTGATCAGAATGTAGACATAGCGACTGGTGTGAGTACTAGTGGATTAGCATGGAAGATTTCAGGTAAAATTGGTGATTCCCCCATTATTAGGGCGGGTTCATATTTTGATAATAGGGCTGGTGTCGCTGTGGCAACTAGTATTGGCGAAGAAATAATAAGAATTGCTGACTGTTTCTTAATCGTTGTGCTAATGAGAGGTGGTATGCATCCACAGAAGGCTTGCGAGGAAGCGTTAAAAAGAATAATTAAGTCAAATAACGGGAAGGTGAATTTTCAGGATGCATTTCTTGCTGTAAATGCGGAAGGTTATACTGCTTCGGTATCTCTTTTACCCGGTTTTAGGTACTATATCTATCAGGGTGATAAATTAGAAGTAAGTGAAGGCATTAGCTTCATAAGAAATTAG
- the speB gene encoding agmatinase — protein sequence MKNLKRINFLGFDSSYPESDIVFFGIPFDGTSSYRAGSRFAPSFVREASESIEAYSISLNKEIGEEKICDVGDILLTYGNAERSIRKIGSVVRKFLRDNKKIFAVGGEHLITLPIVKELYKKYKDVRIIYLDAHADLRDNYLGEKYSHATVLRRICEFFPCENVFVWGVRSGEKEEITFGKENLNFYLIEEYESFIKKVKNIPKDTSVYISLDLDVLDPSIIPGVSNPEPGGVEFNELLKILYEFRSNNVVGMDVVELTPHYDNSGVSNIVCAKLIREMVLIL from the coding sequence ATGAAAAATCTTAAAAGAATAAACTTCCTTGGATTTGACTCATCTTATCCTGAGTCTGACATAGTTTTCTTTGGGATACCTTTTGATGGTACCTCCAGCTATAGAGCAGGAAGCAGATTTGCACCCAGTTTCGTGAGGGAGGCTTCCGAGAGTATTGAGGCATATTCTATTAGTCTTAATAAGGAGATTGGAGAAGAAAAAATCTGTGATGTTGGTGATATTTTATTGACGTATGGAAATGCAGAGAGATCAATTAGAAAGATTGGTTCCGTTGTTAGAAAATTTTTAAGGGATAATAAGAAAATTTTTGCTGTAGGCGGGGAACATTTAATTACTCTTCCGATAGTTAAAGAATTGTATAAGAAATATAAAGATGTCAGAATTATTTATCTTGATGCTCATGCTGATTTGAGGGATAATTATCTTGGAGAGAAATATTCTCATGCGACGGTCCTCCGACGAATTTGCGAGTTTTTTCCTTGCGAGAATGTGTTCGTATGGGGGGTTAGATCGGGAGAAAAGGAAGAAATAACTTTTGGTAAGGAGAATCTAAACTTTTATTTAATTGAAGAGTATGAAAGTTTCATCAAAAAAGTTAAAAATATACCGAAGGATACATCTGTTTATATTTCCCTTGATCTTGATGTTCTTGACCCTTCTATCATTCCTGGAGTAAGTAATCCTGAACCTGGTGGCGTTGAGTTTAATGAGCTTTTAAAAATTTTATATGAATTTAGATCAAATAATGTTGTAGGTATGGATGTTGTTGAATTGACTCCACACTACGATAATTCTGGTGTTTCTAACATAGTTTGTGCTAAATTAATTAGAGAGATGGTTTTGATATTATAA
- a CDS encoding YfhO family protein: protein MREKNKNVKSEKVTENKLSNILKNEYVNAILLYFIILVMLFYSVIFSDKSFTTPDQVSASYTFYSLKKHFVDGVYPLWNPYIFSGMPAFSALSFNVYVYLPNFILQFISMLGLPGMIPMVLHYLIAGFGTFLLLRRWGLKSIPAFFGGLAYMITPYLITMLVYGHGSQMMTAVYMPLAVWAIDRLLYKPGLFNMALTALILGIQLQRGHVQIAYYTWMLIGAYFIYFLIVNWRKENAREILLKVVPFFVISLVLAFCLSAVLYIPIHNYSKYSIRGGSGGGTGFDYATMWSFHPKEMMTFLNPSYFGFGGVTYWGTMPFTDYPNYMGILVLVLGVLAVFIKKRKITIFFITIAILSLLTAFGKHFFLYGLFYKILPFFSKFRVPSMILIVTQFCVAVLAAFGLNDLVEYISKLDEKGKKKLKKIIFIVFGLLGLFALYLLLFKESYKASMFEKFKVNPQWNEQQIRYVNNLRFDMLYRDFWLMILFLAAGLSVAYLFMNKKLSAKIFFATVVLVTFVDLYRVDNKIIRPMVSSRVDLTKLRDPACEYISKDKDIFRIYPLGNLFNDKHWGLFGLQSIGGYHPAKLKVYQDLMENVGFNTMGILRMLNVKYIISPARFSDDNFEELLQTTTYINGRHIPVAIYKFKKFLPRAFFCDTVQVVKDKNTIFNIIKDGKFDPERVSIIEEELQIQIGKPDTSYVSIEKWDIHSMTFTVYTNKPAFLVISEIYYPNGWLAYVDNNVTDIFKTNYAFRGIVVPAGKHTVFLRFRATDIYAGLIISVLSLLVIVTLLIVKRSEK from the coding sequence ATGAGGGAAAAGAATAAAAATGTAAAAAGTGAAAAGGTAACTGAAAACAAACTTTCAAATATTCTAAAGAACGAATATGTTAACGCAATTTTATTATATTTTATAATTTTAGTAATGCTTTTTTATAGTGTTATTTTTAGTGATAAAAGTTTTACCACCCCTGACCAGGTTTCAGCATCTTATACTTTTTACTCATTAAAAAAACATTTTGTTGACGGAGTATATCCCCTATGGAATCCATATATTTTCTCAGGTATGCCGGCTTTTTCGGCTTTATCTTTTAATGTTTACGTATATCTTCCAAATTTTATTCTACAATTTATATCAATGCTGGGCTTACCAGGCATGATTCCGATGGTTCTACACTATCTCATCGCAGGTTTTGGAACATTTTTACTACTAAGAAGATGGGGACTTAAATCAATCCCAGCATTTTTTGGCGGTCTTGCATACATGATAACACCCTATCTTATAACGATGCTTGTTTATGGTCACGGTTCCCAGATGATGACGGCTGTTTACATGCCTTTGGCAGTTTGGGCAATTGATAGGTTGCTTTATAAACCAGGGTTGTTTAATATGGCATTGACTGCTCTTATTCTTGGTATTCAACTTCAACGAGGGCATGTCCAGATTGCGTACTATACGTGGATGCTAATAGGTGCATATTTTATTTATTTTTTGATTGTAAATTGGAGAAAAGAAAATGCAAGAGAGATATTATTAAAAGTAGTCCCATTTTTTGTTATTTCTCTCGTCTTGGCATTTTGTTTATCTGCGGTATTGTATATACCTATTCATAACTATTCAAAGTACAGTATAAGAGGGGGATCTGGTGGTGGAACAGGATTTGATTATGCTACCATGTGGAGTTTCCATCCAAAAGAGATGATGACTTTTTTGAATCCCAGCTATTTTGGTTTTGGTGGTGTTACTTATTGGGGAACTATGCCTTTTACAGATTATCCAAATTATATGGGCATTCTAGTTCTTGTATTGGGGGTTTTAGCTGTTTTCATCAAAAAAAGGAAAATAACAATATTTTTTATTACCATAGCAATTTTAAGTCTATTAACTGCATTTGGTAAACATTTTTTCCTATATGGTCTTTTTTATAAAATTCTGCCTTTCTTTAGTAAATTTCGGGTGCCATCAATGATTTTAATTGTGACACAGTTTTGTGTAGCAGTACTTGCTGCATTTGGTCTTAATGATTTGGTGGAATATATTTCTAAACTTGATGAAAAGGGGAAAAAGAAGCTAAAGAAGATAATTTTTATAGTATTTGGATTATTGGGGCTTTTTGCACTATATCTTCTTCTATTTAAAGAGAGTTACAAAGCCAGTATGTTTGAAAAATTTAAGGTTAATCCCCAATGGAATGAGCAGCAGATCAGGTATGTTAATAATCTAAGATTCGATATGTTATACAGAGATTTCTGGTTAATGATTTTGTTTCTGGCGGCAGGTTTATCAGTGGCTTATCTATTCATGAATAAAAAACTGAGTGCAAAGATATTTTTCGCAACTGTTGTTTTGGTTACTTTTGTTGATTTATACAGGGTGGATAATAAGATAATAAGACCAATGGTCTCCAGCAGAGTAGATTTAACAAAGCTGAGAGATCCTGCCTGCGAATATATTTCAAAAGATAAAGATATTTTTAGGATATATCCCTTAGGTAATCTATTTAACGATAAGCATTGGGGATTATTTGGATTGCAATCAATCGGAGGTTATCATCCTGCGAAATTAAAAGTATATCAGGATTTGATGGAAAATGTTGGATTTAATACCATGGGGATATTGAGGATGCTTAATGTGAAGTACATAATTTCACCTGCAAGATTTAGCGATGATAATTTTGAGGAGTTATTACAAACAACAACATATATAAATGGCAGGCATATACCTGTTGCAATATATAAATTTAAAAAATTCTTACCCCGAGCATTTTTCTGTGATACAGTACAGGTTGTGAAGGATAAAAACACGATATTTAATATCATAAAAGATGGGAAATTTGATCCAGAAAGAGTCTCAATAATAGAGGAGGAACTCCAGATCCAGATAGGCAAGCCTGATACTTCATATGTGTCTATTGAAAAGTGGGATATTCATAGTATGACTTTCACAGTTTATACTAATAAACCTGCCTTTCTGGTAATTTCCGAAATTTATTATCCAAATGGATGGTTAGCATATGTTGATAATAATGTAACGGATATATTCAAAACCAACTATGCATTCAGGGGAATAGTAGTCCCTGCAGGAAAACATACAGTTTTCCTTCGCTTTAGAGCAACTGATATTTATGCTGGTTTGATAATAAGTGTTTTATCACTGCTTGTAATAGTCACATTGCTTATAGTTAAAAGAAGTGAAAAATAA
- a CDS encoding trypsin-like peptidase domain-containing protein → MKNKLITILFYLLFFLILSQCSVRRYVVEEEKLSIVDSYYSNVPIRDISKYLKKAESYVKFISSICYYKGYVLSERLKISEREARLIDLQKFAEREIFFNRTSSGTAVVLYSDIEKALLLTCAHVINFPDTILSYYYIESGKKNVVESVGFRIKQEFYISNIPDYDSIEVILYDRNLDIAFILVHLKSDKITSIIPSLEFPFGDSDKLAIGNFIYLIGYPSGFKLVTKGIIGSIKSDKSGEIIVDAPFNRGASGSIVLAINSITSVVEIVGIARSSAADFLQYLAPERGSGFESAESLTPYRGEIYISRYSSIKYGITQVVPINAIRNYIRNNRSLFNKYRINIDNIKM, encoded by the coding sequence ATGAAAAATAAATTAATAACTATATTATTTTACCTTCTTTTTTTTCTAATTCTAAGTCAATGCAGTGTTAGAAGATATGTTGTAGAAGAGGAAAAGTTATCTATCGTTGATAGCTACTACAGTAATGTTCCAATCAGGGATATCTCAAAGTATTTAAAAAAAGCGGAATCTTATGTGAAATTCATCTCAAGCATTTGCTATTATAAAGGATATGTACTTTCTGAGAGGCTTAAAATCAGTGAAAGAGAAGCAAGACTGATAGATTTACAGAAGTTTGCAGAACGAGAGATATTCTTTAATAGAACTTCATCAGGCACTGCTGTTGTATTATATTCTGATATAGAAAAGGCACTTTTGTTAACATGTGCACATGTAATCAATTTCCCGGATACAATCCTTAGCTATTATTATATTGAGAGTGGTAAAAAGAATGTTGTTGAGTCTGTTGGATTTCGTATAAAGCAGGAATTTTACATCAGCAATATCCCGGATTACGACTCTATCGAAGTAATCCTTTACGATAGAAATTTAGATATTGCTTTTATTTTAGTCCATTTGAAGAGTGATAAAATTACCTCCATAATTCCATCTTTGGAATTTCCTTTTGGAGATTCAGATAAACTAGCGATTGGTAATTTTATTTATCTGATAGGTTATCCAAGCGGCTTCAAATTAGTTACGAAAGGTATAATTGGTTCAATAAAAAGTGATAAAAGTGGTGAGATTATAGTAGATGCACCATTTAATCGTGGTGCAAGCGGCTCTATTGTACTTGCTATTAACAGCATAACCTCAGTGGTGGAAATTGTAGGGATTGCAAGATCATCAGCTGCAGATTTCCTTCAGTATCTTGCACCTGAAAGAGGTTCTGGGTTTGAGAGTGCTGAGAGCCTAACACCATATCGAGGTGAAATATATATATCGAGATATTCGTCAATAAAATATGGTATTACTCAGGTTGTCCCTATAAATGCTATTAGGAATTATATTAGAAATAATCGATCTCTATTTAATAAATATCGAATTAATATAGATAATATTAAAATGTAA
- a CDS encoding arginine decarboxylase, pyruvoyl-dependent, protein MAVIKTPTKYFLVKGCAEGESELNSFDNALIDAGVGDTNLVKLSSILPPKCQRIEPIKLPHGSLVPIAYSKITSSVPGEVISAAVAVGIPENEDLAGLIMEYSNKAPLDIVEKRVKEMVIDGFKFRNRTLKEIISIGATIEVKKVATAFAGVVLWD, encoded by the coding sequence ATGGCAGTAATTAAGACACCGACAAAATACTTTTTGGTAAAAGGATGTGCAGAGGGTGAGTCGGAACTAAATAGCTTTGATAACGCGTTAATAGATGCAGGGGTAGGAGATACAAATCTTGTAAAACTTAGCAGTATCTTGCCCCCAAAATGTCAAAGAATTGAACCAATAAAATTGCCTCATGGGTCTTTGGTTCCAATAGCATATTCAAAAATAACATCATCAGTTCCTGGAGAGGTTATTTCTGCTGCTGTTGCAGTAGGAATTCCTGAAAATGAAGATTTAGCTGGACTCATAATGGAATATTCTAATAAAGCACCGTTAGATATTGTAGAAAAACGTGTTAAAGAGATGGTAATTGATGGATTTAAATTTAGAAATCGTACTCTAAAAGAGATAATATCAATCGGCGCTACCATAGAAGTTAAAAAAGTAGCCACGGCCTTCGCAGGGGTTGTGCTATGGGATTAA
- a CDS encoding HAMP domain-containing histidine kinase has translation MKNKIYNYSGNIKKGLFVLAILLIIWLLFYTKSLVDSLRKESENFLRFYAEVYVKAATDYSPEDFSFIFDQIIKRVSIPMVITQNINSKPTAWRNIGIEKVNTRDDTLKIIKIVRKMDEVNPPIPLRYGDYLLGYIHYGDTELIKRLQIFPYVEIGIVGLFILLGYLGFHYIRSSEKRSIWVGMAKETAHQLGTPLTSLIGWIEVLENESISEEIKTEIKRDIDRLKKVANRFSQIGSKPVFGEYRLNDLIEEVIDYFKKRLPQLGKGVVLRFRPLNDVKARVNADLITWSMENIIKNAIDSVSETKNPEVEVILSQTNDDKVIIDVIDNGRGILKKNFKNIFRPGFSTKKRGWGLGLSLVKRIIEEYHKGKIFIKESKPFEKTVVRIVLKRN, from the coding sequence GTGAAAAATAAGATTTATAATTATTCAGGAAATATAAAAAAAGGACTCTTTGTATTAGCTATATTATTGATTATATGGCTATTATTCTATACTAAGTCTCTTGTAGATAGTCTTAGGAAGGAAAGTGAAAATTTCCTTAGATTCTATGCCGAGGTATACGTAAAAGCAGCTACTGATTATAGCCCCGAAGATTTCAGTTTTATATTCGATCAGATTATAAAGCGTGTGTCTATTCCCATGGTTATCACTCAGAATATAAATTCAAAGCCTACTGCATGGAGAAATATAGGAATTGAAAAAGTTAATACACGAGATGATACTTTAAAAATTATAAAGATTGTTAGGAAAATGGATGAAGTAAATCCACCTATACCTCTTAGATATGGGGACTATCTACTCGGTTATATACATTATGGAGATACAGAACTAATAAAGAGATTACAAATTTTTCCATATGTTGAGATAGGCATCGTTGGACTGTTTATTTTACTTGGATATCTTGGATTTCATTATATAAGAAGCAGTGAGAAAAGATCAATTTGGGTTGGAATGGCAAAGGAGACTGCACATCAGCTTGGGACTCCACTTACTTCTCTTATTGGGTGGATTGAGGTGTTGGAAAATGAGAGTATTTCGGAAGAAATAAAAACAGAAATAAAGAGAGACATAGATAGGCTAAAAAAAGTTGCTAATAGATTTTCTCAGATTGGTTCTAAGCCTGTTTTTGGTGAATATCGACTAAATGATCTGATTGAGGAGGTTATCGACTATTTCAAGAAAAGATTACCGCAACTTGGCAAAGGGGTTGTATTAAGATTCAGACCATTAAACGATGTAAAGGCTAGAGTAAACGCTGATTTGATTACTTGGAGTATGGAAAATATTATTAAAAATGCTATAGATTCGGTTTCTGAGACGAAAAATCCTGAAGTAGAAGTTATACTATCACAAACAAATGATGATAAGGTAATAATAGATGTTATAGATAATGGGAGGGGGATATTAAAGAAAAATTTTAAGAATATTTTCAGACCTGGATTTAGCACAAAGAAACGTGGCTGGGGTCTGGGTCTGTCACTAGTAAAAAGGATTATAGAAGAATATCACAAAGGAAAAATTTTTATTAAAGAGAGTAAGCCTTTTGAAAAGACTGTCGTAAGAATTGTTTTAAAAAGAAATTAA
- the speE gene encoding polyamine aminopropyltransferase: MSIWFVEDDMRVYGLLFKIKKTLFTGESKYQKIEVFETEEMGRLLALDGMVMSCEYDEFSYHEMIAHVPLYTHPNPREVLIVGGGDGGTAREVLKHEIVESVDMVEIDAEVVEVTKKYIPSLGRYFDNPKLRIYIEDGLKYVEKTNRKYDIILIDGSDPVGQAVGLFSKEFYTNCKSILKDDGIMVSQTETPYDVTLKKHVPGIYRNLKSVFPETRMYLAHVACYPSGMWSFSFSSKKYDPIKDFQKERYERDNLDLKYYNSAVHKSCFSLPNFVKKMINEKS; encoded by the coding sequence ATGAGTATATGGTTTGTTGAAGATGATATGAGGGTTTATGGGCTACTATTTAAAATAAAGAAGACGTTATTTACCGGAGAAAGTAAATATCAGAAGATAGAAGTTTTTGAAACTGAAGAAATGGGGAGACTTCTTGCGCTTGATGGTATGGTAATGAGTTGTGAGTATGATGAATTCTCATATCATGAAATGATTGCGCACGTACCTCTGTATACTCACCCAAATCCGAGAGAAGTTTTAATTGTTGGTGGAGGAGATGGTGGTACTGCAAGGGAAGTTTTAAAGCATGAAATAGTTGAATCTGTGGACATGGTTGAAATAGATGCTGAAGTTGTTGAGGTAACCAAGAAGTATATCCCATCGCTTGGTCGGTATTTTGATAATCCAAAATTAAGAATATATATTGAAGATGGATTAAAATATGTAGAAAAAACGAATCGTAAATATGACATTATTTTAATAGATGGATCAGATCCTGTTGGACAAGCAGTCGGTCTTTTCTCTAAAGAATTCTATACTAATTGTAAATCAATTTTAAAAGATGACGGTATCATGGTCTCCCAGACTGAGACACCCTATGATGTAACCTTAAAGAAGCATGTTCCAGGTATATATAGAAACTTAAAATCAGTTTTTCCTGAAACTAGAATGTATCTTGCCCATGTTGCATGTTATCCATCGGGAATGTGGTCTTTCTCTTTTTCCTCTAAAAAGTATGATCCAATAAAAGATTTTCAAAAAGAGAGATATGAGAGAGATAATCTTGATCTGAAATATTATAATTCCGCTGTGCACAAATCCTGCTTTTCATTGCCAAACTTTGTAAAAAAGATGATAAATGAAAAATCTTAA
- a CDS encoding isoaspartyl peptidase/L-asparaginase, with amino-acid sequence MIEGKALRCGIVACLENIRNSISVARKVMETTKHKILVGYCAKKFALANGFKEENLLT; translated from the coding sequence ATTATTGAAGGTAAAGCACTCAGGTGTGGAATTGTAGCTTGTCTTGAAAATATAAGGAATTCAATTTCTGTTGCAAGGAAAGTTATGGAAACGACGAAGCATAAAATTCTAGTTGGTTATTGTGCCAAGAAGTTTGCTCTGGCAAATGGTTTTAAAGAGGAGAATTTGTTGACGTAG